From the Methanoculleus caldifontis genome, the window TCGAGTTCTTCCTCTTTCTCGATCCTGAGAACGGCGACCAGGTACATCATGATGTAGATGATGACCGGCATCGGGTTCCGGATGGAGATCCAGCCTTTCGCCTCGAACCCGCGCTCGATCTGGACATTGTCCCCGATATCGAGGTCGCCTCTGACGATAAGCTTGCCCTGGATCTTCACCCCTTCGCCGAGGTAGGCGTCCGCCTCCACGATGACGTCGCCGGCGACCTCGCACCAGTTGTCTATCCGGGCGTCGCCTGCGGCAACGATGTTGCCGTTGATCTTGCTGAATTCACAGACCACGACGTCGTTCCCCGACAGGCCGTAATCGATCCGGCACCGGTCACCGATGACGATATCCTGCCCGGTCTTGAGCGTCCTCTCCTGGAGTTCGGTCTGGTCAGGGAGGGTGCAGGCCCTGAGCCAGTCGTGATCGCCTGTCGGTTCCATTTACCCGCTAAGATCTTCATGCCCCATACTTATGACTCTTATTAATTAGATCCAGGACGATCGGCATGAGATCGCAGCCGCGGATGCGGTGAAGGCCGCCTTCGGCACACGAGACCTCGTCGAACCGGGTGTTCCGGTCCGTCC encodes:
- a CDS encoding polymer-forming cytoskeletal protein, producing the protein MEPTGDHDWLRACTLPDQTELQERTLKTGQDIVIGDRCRIDYGLSGNDVVVCEFSKINGNIVAAGDARIDNWCEVAGDVIVEADAYLGEGVKIQGKLIVRGDLDIGDNVQIERGFEAKGWISIRNPMPVIIYIMMYLVAVLRIEKEEELESVLQKLFGDDEVPAGTPLMIPAGAVLNMETFSVPGGMAIGSGCRLHGNIRAGAIAVREETTIFGSLHAKEGVSVGRGSVVHGNVQTDDDAVVERGVHILGNVSCRGLTLHEDARVDGVIRAPGGLKIQRRES